A region from the Flexibacter flexilis DSM 6793 genome encodes:
- a CDS encoding phosphodiester glycosidase family protein: MKKLQKITAIVLLLSLPITVAFCVMGQSAKTQKTKTAVANKKANHVSFNQHTFDTYTVDFSKQTIKMYWKNAQGEKLKNIETLKKYVEVKGKKLVFSTNAGMYMPDNSPQGLYIENKKELVPIDLAAKGYGNFYMQPNGVFLITKKQAKVVPSTEFEKHKKGVLYATQSGPMLVTNGQINSHFTKSSTNVFVRSGVGINKNGEVVFAISNEVVNFYDFASLFKEILKCDNALYLDGAISEMYLLDLKRPQTVQDFGAMIAITE; the protein is encoded by the coding sequence ATGAAAAAACTCCAAAAAATAACGGCAATTGTTTTGCTTTTGAGCTTGCCTATCACGGTGGCTTTTTGTGTAATGGGGCAAAGTGCCAAAACGCAAAAAACAAAGACAGCCGTTGCTAACAAAAAAGCGAATCACGTTTCATTTAACCAACATACTTTTGATACTTATACGGTAGATTTTTCCAAACAAACGATAAAAATGTATTGGAAAAATGCGCAAGGCGAGAAGCTAAAAAACATCGAAACGCTGAAAAAATATGTGGAAGTGAAGGGCAAAAAATTAGTGTTTTCCACCAATGCGGGAATGTATATGCCCGACAATTCGCCGCAAGGTTTGTACATCGAAAACAAAAAAGAATTAGTGCCCATCGACCTTGCCGCAAAAGGCTACGGAAATTTTTATATGCAGCCCAATGGCGTTTTTCTAATCACCAAAAAGCAGGCAAAAGTTGTGCCTTCTACCGAATTTGAAAAACATAAAAAAGGCGTGCTATATGCCACACAATCGGGGCCAATGTTGGTAACAAATGGTCAAATAAACTCCCATTTTACCAAAAGCTCAACCAATGTTTTTGTGCGCAGTGGCGTGGGAATCAATAAAAATGGCGAAGTTGTTTTTGCGATTTCTAATGAGGTGGTAAATTTCTATGATTTTGCCAGTTTGTTTAAAGAAATATTGAAATGTGATAACGCACTTTATCTGGACGGTGCCATTTCTGAAATGTATTTATTGGATTTGAAAAGACCACAAACTGTACAAGATTTTGGGGCAATGATTGCCATAACTGAATAA
- a CDS encoding peptidase associated/transthyretin-like domain-containing protein: protein MNRKNYLFCFVVVGLLAGLASSAMAQVFKTPPNHEFYVRIAGKILDATSGKPIAYAYLTNSRTKKVIASDTAGYYTTVISAKDTLRITAIGYVDFLYQKDPEKHGNYYIDLRLTPKSYELAPVTVSAPKLRKRYRPLTVRPEYAAEQDWRREMIERGDVRIAPTISSPLSFLYEQFGSRPRQQRKLKDLVARRAIERYITARYNREVVAEQTGLSGDDLTEFMRYCPVSDEFILEASDYELAARINRCLSAMSKGE, encoded by the coding sequence ATGAATCGTAAAAATTACCTGTTTTGTTTTGTAGTCGTTGGGCTGTTGGCGGGCTTGGCCTCGTCGGCTATGGCGCAAGTGTTCAAAACGCCTCCCAATCATGAATTTTATGTGCGTATCGCGGGCAAAATCTTAGATGCAACCAGCGGCAAACCTATTGCCTATGCGTACCTGACCAACTCGCGCACCAAAAAAGTAATAGCCTCAGATACAGCAGGTTATTACACTACTGTAATTAGTGCCAAAGATACGTTGCGCATTACGGCCATCGGTTACGTGGATTTTCTTTACCAAAAAGACCCCGAAAAACATGGCAATTATTATATAGATTTGCGCCTCACACCCAAAAGCTATGAACTTGCGCCTGTTACGGTTTCCGCACCCAAATTGCGCAAGCGATACAGGCCACTGACCGTGCGCCCCGAATATGCCGCCGAGCAAGATTGGCGAAGGGAAATGATTGAGCGCGGTGATGTGCGCATTGCGCCGACTATTTCCAGCCCATTGTCTTTTTTGTACGAGCAGTTTGGCAGCCGCCCGCGCCAACAACGCAAACTCAAAGATTTGGTGGCACGCCGAGCGATAGAACGCTATATTACAGCGCGTTACAACCGCGAGGTAGTGGCCGAACAAACGGGACTTTCGGGCGACGACCTCACGGAATTTATGCGCTATTGTCCTGTTTCTGATGAGTTTATCTTGGAAGCGTCCGACTACGAACTGGCCGCCCGCATCAACCGTTGCCTTAGTGCCATGAGTAAGGGTGAATAG